From one Thamnophis elegans isolate rThaEle1 chromosome 9, rThaEle1.pri, whole genome shotgun sequence genomic stretch:
- the FAM114A1 gene encoding LOW QUALITY PROTEIN: protein NOXP20 (The sequence of the model RefSeq protein was modified relative to this genomic sequence to represent the inferred CDS: inserted 4 bases in 3 codons; substituted 3 bases at 3 genomic stop codons), producing the protein MSESRGETLTREGNEQALPSEQSISTSKEVVRDEKTDMQISPQVDKEEASGSANKDFEEQQAFDLESPSNEQESSGETAKDGVTECSDSISLEPEVGXERPNEENDVDSVSKGKRWTTWGSWSKSLLSTASATVGQGLTAVKEKAGILRTRAPSSASSDGGPPETTENIVTGSMWKTIDSRVSKRTWPYPLSFRIAGVLSTITSAVQNTGKSVLTGGLDALEFIGKKTMNVLAESDPGFKKTKXLMERTASLSQMLREAKEKEKQRLAQQATMEPTAHYGVLFDEFXGLSHLEALEILSNESEAKVQLYLASLEGEELEAAKKVLIAIKAVFLSQGSETQDKEITKDARDEFITTLTELLFELHVAATPDKLNKARKKAYVALEAASLSTSGDLKENPPGSNXRSGXXNCRMQVTEEKSQVGEPWKGQKEKRTETVEELYMLSIESLAEVTARCIEQLHKLAELILHGQEIEKPALTKLGFNKHMCNEVSSLSQQFSHVLTSVGSDKKAEILNPMVNSVLSEGCNSTAYIQDAFQLLLPVLQISHIQNHGLKTQD; encoded by the exons ATGTCAGAGAGCAGAGGTGAGACGTTAACCCGAGAGGGAAATGAACAGGCGCTGCCATCTGAGCAAAGCATCTCGACATCCAAGGAAGTAGTGCGTGATGAAAAGACAGATATGCAGATATCACCGCAAGTTGATAAAGAGGAAGCTTCGGGAAGCGCCAACAAGGACTTCGAAGAGCAACAGGCGTTCGATTTGGAAAGTCCTTCAAATGAACAAGAGTCCAGTGGAGAAACAGCTAAGGACGGTGTGACTGAGTGCAGTGACTCTATAAGCCTCGAACCAGAAGTTG CTGAAAGGCCGAATGAAGAAAATGATGTG gaTTCAGTATCCAAAGGAAAACGATGGACCACTTGGGGATCCTGGAGCAAGTCCCTTCTTTCAACGGCttctgctacagttg GTCAAGGATTAACAGCAGTGAAAGAAAAAGCAGGCATTCTCCGAACTCGCGCCCCTTCCTCGGCATCTTCAGATGGCGGACCTCCAGAGACAACGGAAAACATCGTCACAGGTTCT ATGTGGAAGACGATCGACAGCAGAGTTTCGAAGAGAACGTGGCCTTATCCTCTCTCCTTCCGGATCGCGGGAGTGCTGTCAACCATCACTAGCGCTGTGCAGAATACC GGTAAAAGTGTCTTAACTGGCGGACTTGACGCTTTGGAATTTATTGGCAAGAAAACCATGAATGTCCTAGCAGAAAGTGATCCTGGATTCAAGAAAACCA TTCTGATGGAACGGACCGCTTCTCTGTCTCAG ATGCTGCGGGAagccaaagagaaagaaaagcaaagactCGCCCAACAAGCCACGATGGAGCCGACAGCGCATTATGGAGTGCTCTTTGATGAATT AGGTTTGTCACATCTGGAAGCTTTGGAAATTCTGTCCAACGAAAGTGAAGCCAAG gTACAATTGTATTTGGCATCTCTTGAAGGAGAGGAGCTAGAAGCCGCAAAAAAGGTGTTGATTGCTATTAAGGCAGTCTTCCTTTCACAAGGCTCAGAAACCCAAGACAAAGAAATAACAAAAG ATGCAAGAGATGAGTTTATTACAACACTGACAGAATTGCTATTTGAACTACACGTTGCTGCTACACCAGATAAACTTAACAAG GCCAGAAAGAAGGCTTATGTTGCCTTAGAAGCGGCAAGTCTCTCCACATCTGGAGACCTGAAAGAGAACCCACCGGGCTCAAACTAAAGAAGCGGATGATGAAATTGTAGAATGCAAGTAACTGAAGAAAAATCCCAGGTGGGAGAACCTTGGaaaggacagaaagaaaaaagaaccgaAACTGTAGAG GAACTTTACATGTTGTCCATTGAAAGCCTGGCCGAAGTAACAGCGCGTTGCATTGAACAGCTTCATAAATTAGCAGAGTTAATTCTCCATGGACAAGAAATTGAAAAACCAGCCCTGACCAAGCTCGGG TTTAACAAACACATGTGTAACGAAGTGTCATCCCTCTCACAACAATTCTCCCATGTTTTGACTTCGGTTGGG AGTGACAAAAAGGCTGAAATTCTCAATCCAATGGTTAATAGTGTGCTATCAGAG GGCTGTAATAGCACTGCATATATTCAAGACGCCTTCCAGTTGCTGCTTCCAGTCCTTCAGATTTCACATATCCAAAACCATGGTTTGAAAACACAAGACTGA